A single window of Oerskovia paurometabola DNA harbors:
- the yajC gene encoding preprotein translocase subunit YajC, which yields MDFSLILILALAAGAMFLMTNRSRKAQKEAAAFRTNLAPGQEVMTGSGLFGTIVDVDEEKDIITIESTPGTQTRWLRAAIAKLVEPPVEEEGTDELAEGTEKDAVYGDATTSSADDDVLDVPDDLSGLTDKPGDKRDDGTDSK from the coding sequence ATGGACTTCAGCCTCATCCTCATCCTCGCTCTCGCCGCCGGAGCGATGTTCCTCATGACCAACCGGTCACGCAAGGCCCAGAAGGAAGCAGCCGCCTTCCGCACCAACCTTGCCCCCGGCCAGGAGGTCATGACCGGCTCCGGCCTGTTCGGGACCATCGTCGACGTCGACGAGGAGAAGGACATCATCACGATCGAGTCCACCCCCGGCACCCAGACGCGCTGGCTGCGCGCGGCGATCGCCAAGCTCGTCGAGCCGCCCGTCGAGGAAGAGGGCACCGACGAGCTTGCCGAGGGCACCGAGAAGGACGCGGTCTACGGCGACGCGACCACCTCCTCGGCGGACGACGACGTCCTGGACGTCCCGGACGACCTGTCCGGGCTCACGGACAAGCCGGGGGACAAGCGGGACGACGGCACCGACAGCAAGTGA